From the genome of Pseudomonadota bacterium, one region includes:
- a CDS encoding dihydropteroate synthase codes for MLLIGESLNVISKKIGKAFKERDPKPIQEEALFQKEKGMDYIDINLGPAKKDGHELMPWVVEVVQEVVSDVPLVLDTSNIGAIEAALKVCKLPPLINSIMCRPERYEKMIPLAAEYNADFIALMWGPDGLPRDENERAALCVELLYAANEAGIPNEKIWVDGIVTPVNIQQPQLISLMEFQAMIEDIAPGAKSTCGLSNISNGPPVHLRPILNQTYMVMLGRKGMYSVISDPLDLQLTEIAKGKRQDIIDLIYATMDGNEPDMASLSKEMQDYVKTTNVILGKTLYSDSWLEV; via the coding sequence ATGTTACTTATTGGTGAAAGCTTAAATGTTATTTCAAAAAAGATCGGGAAGGCCTTCAAAGAACGCGATCCGAAACCGATCCAGGAAGAGGCTCTTTTTCAAAAAGAAAAGGGTATGGATTATATCGATATAAATCTTGGGCCGGCAAAAAAAGACGGTCATGAACTTATGCCATGGGTTGTTGAAGTGGTTCAGGAAGTAGTAAGTGATGTTCCTCTGGTCTTAGATACATCAAACATAGGCGCAATTGAAGCGGCTTTAAAAGTTTGTAAACTTCCGCCTCTTATCAATTCCATCATGTGCCGTCCTGAGAGATATGAGAAAATGATTCCTCTTGCAGCAGAGTATAATGCGGATTTTATAGCGCTCATGTGGGGGCCTGACGGTCTTCCTCGTGATGAGAATGAACGTGCCGCACTTTGTGTTGAACTTTTATATGCCGCAAATGAAGCAGGTATTCCGAATGAAAAAATCTGGGTAGATGGCATAGTAACACCTGTTAATATCCAGCAGCCTCAGCTTATCAGCCTTATGGAGTTTCAGGCAATGATTGAAGATATAGCTCCAGGTGCAAAGAGCACATGTGGTCTGTCAAATATTTCCAATGGACCGCCGGTTCATCTGCGTCCTATTCTGAATCAGACATACATGGTTATGCTTGGAAGAAAAGGTATGTATTCGGTTATCTCAGATCCTCTTGACTTGCAACTGACTGAAATTGCAAAAGGCAAACGTCAGGATATTATTGACCTGATTTATGCAACCATGGATGGCAATGAGCCGGATATGGCAAGTCTTTCAAAAGAAATGCAGGATTATGTCAAGACTACTAATGTAATTCTTGGCAAGACTCTGTACTCGGATTC
- a CDS encoding acetyl-CoA decarbonylase/synthase complex subunit gamma: MALTGIQIFKLLPKTNCKECGVPTCLAFAMNLASGKAELDSCPYVSDEAKEQLSAASAPPIRPVVVGKGVRSITTGGETVQYRHEKTFFNPTAFAALVNSDIKDAELKDKLKVWNAFQYERVGLNLRPEIIALKDAKGDGKEFAKKAKLIAETSEFNLILMSDNADVMKAGVEACKFKKPLIYAATEGNVDAMGEIAKANDLPLAVKANSVEGLIPLTDKLTGMGLKDLIVDPGSREIKQSLEDLVAIRRAALKSGNRSLGFSTITFPCEMASNLDMETLIAATHVAKYGGIVVMSDFKSESVFPLLLERLNIFTDPQRPMTVTEGIYPIGNPDENSPVLITTNFALTYFIVSGEIESSKIPAWLLIKDSEGLSVMTAWAAGKFSGDDVGVFVKKCGITDKVKHQQIIIPGYAAAIAGDMEEELPGWTIKVGPREAAHIPAFLKAM, translated from the coding sequence ATGGCATTAACTGGTATTCAGATATTCAAACTCCTGCCAAAAACCAACTGTAAGGAGTGTGGCGTTCCCACATGCCTTGCATTTGCCATGAACCTGGCATCCGGCAAGGCTGAGCTTGATAGCTGTCCATATGTTTCTGACGAAGCTAAAGAACAACTCTCAGCGGCTTCAGCGCCTCCTATACGACCTGTTGTTGTTGGGAAAGGCGTCCGTTCGATTACGACCGGTGGCGAGACTGTACAATACCGCCATGAAAAAACATTTTTCAACCCGACAGCATTTGCTGCTCTTGTTAATTCCGATATTAAGGATGCTGAGCTTAAAGATAAGCTTAAAGTCTGGAATGCTTTTCAGTATGAAAGAGTTGGGTTGAATTTAAGGCCTGAAATTATTGCTCTTAAGGATGCAAAAGGTGATGGAAAAGAATTCGCAAAGAAGGCAAAATTAATTGCCGAAACTTCTGAATTCAATCTCATTCTTATGAGTGACAATGCAGATGTAATGAAAGCCGGAGTAGAAGCATGTAAATTTAAGAAACCTTTAATATATGCTGCAACAGAAGGCAATGTTGATGCAATGGGTGAGATAGCAAAAGCAAATGATCTGCCTCTTGCAGTTAAGGCAAATTCCGTTGAAGGCTTGATTCCTCTTACAGATAAGCTGACCGGTATGGGTTTAAAAGACCTTATAGTTGATCCGGGCTCAAGAGAAATTAAGCAGTCGTTAGAAGATTTGGTTGCTATAAGACGTGCAGCTCTTAAATCAGGAAACAGATCTCTTGGTTTTTCAACAATAACATTTCCATGCGAGATGGCTTCAAACCTTGATATGGAAACTCTTATTGCTGCAACGCATGTAGCCAAATATGGCGGTATTGTAGTAATGTCTGATTTCAAGAGCGAGAGTGTATTTCCTCTTCTTCTTGAAAGACTCAATATATTCACTGATCCGCAAAGACCGATGACAGTAACAGAGGGAATTTATCCAATCGGGAATCCTGATGAAAATTCACCCGTGCTTATTACAACAAATTTTGCTCTTACTTATTTTATCGTTTCAGGTGAAATTGAAAGCAGTAAGATTCCGGCATGGTTGTTGATAAAAGATTCAGAAGGCCTTTCGGTTATGACTGCATGGGCTGCCGGAAAATTTTCGGGCGATGATGTCGGAGTATTTGTTAAAAAGTGCGGTATTACTGACAAGGTAAAGCATCAGCAGATTATTATTCCTGGCTATGCTGCAGCAATTGCAGGTGATATGGAAGAAGAGCTTCCCGGATGGACAATTAAGGTTGGTCCGCGTGAAGCAGCACATATTCCGGCATTTTTGAAGGCAATGTAA
- the cdhC gene encoding CO dehydrogenase/CO-methylating acetyl-CoA synthase complex subunit beta, translating into MSRLVAFAAIQGGYNIVSKVEGLYKKALATYSADTKVGFPNTAYYLPVIYSLLGMKVETLEDMKKPLEFARGLLPPHVKGSHHLPYLGPLLDAGMAALFAFEIEEAIRYLNTPDFYLHSEDIDQEAGKIWLGAADDTVFRKRGVEFVDGSAPGFAAIVGAAPDPETAKLIVEEYQKRSLYIFLAANQNGTTVAEQLIEAGVQIGWNTRIVPFGPDISSAIFALGFANRAAMAFGGIKPGDYKRMLLYNKDRVFAFVNALGDVNAEWAAAAAGCVNWGFPTLADTDIPEILPTGICTYEHVVANVPHDEMVQRSVEIRGLKVTVSKIDIPCSFGPAYEGERVRGADLYCQMGGGKSTAIELVKMAEMNEIEDGKVEVIGPDIKDVKPGASFDLGIYVQIAGREFQADFEPILERQIHHLVNYIQSIMHIGQRDIAWVRVSKAAVDKGFSLKDIGVVLHAKFHQDFQKIVDKVQVTLYTKKEDVEKLAKRARAEYRTRDERVEKMTDESVETYYSCTLCQSFAPNHVCTVSPERTGLCGAYNWMDCKASFEINPTGPNQPIEKGECLDPVLGQWKGVNDFIFKASRGAVTHYNFYSMIKDPMTTCGCCEAIAATLPTCNGVMTVHRDYSGETPCGMKFTTLAGVMGGGASSPGFVGHSKFNVTQGKFLLGDGGLLRMVWMPKSLKEEIKDRIIKRGTALGYPNLYDMIADETVGITEEEIMPFLQKVGHPALTMPSLLG; encoded by the coding sequence ATGTCAAGATTAGTAGCATTTGCCGCCATTCAGGGCGGATACAATATAGTATCAAAGGTTGAAGGTTTATACAAAAAGGCCCTTGCAACCTATAGTGCCGACACAAAAGTCGGGTTTCCCAATACGGCTTATTACCTTCCGGTAATATATTCTCTTCTGGGCATGAAAGTCGAAACCCTTGAAGACATGAAAAAACCCTTGGAATTTGCAAGAGGTCTTTTGCCTCCCCATGTAAAAGGAAGCCATCATCTTCCTTATCTTGGACCTCTTCTTGATGCAGGTATGGCAGCCCTTTTTGCTTTTGAAATTGAAGAAGCAATAAGATATTTAAATACTCCCGATTTTTATCTTCATTCCGAAGATATTGATCAGGAAGCAGGAAAAATATGGCTGGGAGCAGCGGACGACACTGTTTTCAGAAAAAGAGGCGTTGAGTTTGTTGATGGCTCTGCTCCCGGATTTGCAGCTATTGTCGGTGCTGCACCTGATCCGGAAACTGCGAAATTAATTGTTGAAGAATACCAGAAAAGAAGTCTTTATATCTTCCTGGCCGCAAACCAGAACGGAACAACAGTTGCTGAACAGCTTATTGAAGCCGGAGTACAGATAGGCTGGAATACGAGAATAGTGCCTTTCGGTCCTGATATCTCTTCAGCTATATTTGCACTTGGTTTTGCAAACAGGGCTGCTATGGCATTTGGTGGAATCAAGCCGGGTGATTACAAGCGCATGCTTCTTTATAATAAGGACCGTGTTTTTGCTTTCGTTAACGCTCTTGGCGATGTTAACGCCGAATGGGCAGCAGCAGCAGCTGGTTGTGTTAACTGGGGCTTTCCGACTCTTGCAGATACGGATATTCCTGAGATTCTTCCAACCGGTATATGTACATATGAGCATGTTGTGGCTAATGTACCTCACGATGAAATGGTACAGAGATCGGTTGAAATCAGAGGCCTCAAGGTAACTGTTTCAAAGATAGATATTCCATGCTCTTTTGGTCCTGCTTATGAAGGCGAGCGTGTAAGAGGCGCCGATCTTTACTGCCAGATGGGTGGTGGCAAGAGCACGGCAATTGAGCTTGTCAAAATGGCAGAGATGAATGAAATTGAAGACGGCAAGGTCGAAGTTATCGGACCTGACATTAAAGACGTAAAGCCGGGTGCATCATTTGATCTCGGAATCTATGTTCAGATTGCCGGTCGTGAATTCCAGGCCGATTTTGAGCCGATTTTAGAACGTCAGATTCATCACCTTGTAAACTACATACAGAGCATAATGCATATCGGACAAAGAGATATCGCATGGGTTCGTGTAAGCAAGGCAGCGGTAGACAAGGGCTTTTCTCTTAAAGACATCGGTGTTGTGCTTCATGCTAAGTTCCATCAGGATTTCCAGAAAATAGTGGACAAGGTTCAGGTAACGCTTTACACCAAGAAAGAAGATGTTGAGAAACTAGCAAAACGTGCGAGAGCTGAATACAGGACCAGAGATGAGCGCGTTGAAAAGATGACCGATGAATCGGTTGAAACATATTATTCATGTACTCTTTGCCAGTCTTTTGCTCCAAACCATGTTTGTACGGTAAGTCCTGAAAGAACAGGCCTTTGTGGAGCATATAACTGGATGGACTGCAAGGCTTCTTTTGAAATCAATCCGACCGGCCCAAATCAGCCGATTGAAAAGGGCGAATGTCTTGATCCGGTTCTTGGACAATGGAAGGGTGTTAACGACTTTATATTTAAGGCCTCAAGAGGCGCTGTTACGCACTATAATTTCTACTCGATGATTAAAGATCCGATGACAACATGCGGTTGCTGCGAAGCTATTGCAGCCACATTACCTACATGCAACGGAGTTATGACTGTTCACCGTGACTACTCGGGTGAAACACCATGTGGTATGAAGTTCACTACACTGGCAGGTGTCATGGGTGGAGGAGCATCATCTCCAGGCTTTGTGGGACATTCAAAATTTAATGTCACTCAGGGAAAATTTCTCTTAGGTGATGGCGGGCTATTAAGAATGGTTTGGATGCCAAAGAGTCTGAAAGAAGAGATCAAGGACAGAATAATAAAAAGAGGGACAGCACTTGGATATCCCAATCTGTATGATATGATCGCTGATGAGACAGTTGGAATCACTGAAGAAGAAATTATGCCTTTTCTTCAGAAAGTTGGACACCCGGCTCTTACCATGCCTTCGCTGTTAGGATAA
- the cooS gene encoding anaerobic carbon-monoxide dehydrogenase catalytic subunit: protein MAEETKDKVVKAPKEKKLADPIAASMDLATQTMIKRAQELGVETVFDRAENMKPCNIGIQGTCCKNCAMGPCRLPLGKSGIEGEDDRKGLCGATANTIAARNFARMVAAGASAHSDHGRGVAEVFLSVARKETADYKIKDPGKLIAIAPHYGVETKVTVDGKEVDRNIDEIALEVAEKALNEWGKPEGELLNLKRAPEPLYERWKKLGVLPRNIDRETVEIMHRTHMGVDQDYKNIVKQCTRASLADGWGGSMIATDLQDVMFGTPSPLQSEANLGIMKQDHVNIIIHGHEPILSEMIVAASQSKEMIDHAKSVGAKGIQLGGICCTGNEMLQRHGVPPAGTFLQQELAIITGACEAMVVDVQCIFQNLANVAKCFHTKVITTHPIAKMEQDNVIHVEFDEHHAMEDAKRIVKMSIDNFKNRRAEVMIPSQKATQIAGFSVESIKYQLGGTFRGDYYTLNDNIINGRIRGVAGVVGCNNARTRHNEAHIAIVKELIKNDVIVLTTGCNGIACAMEGLLTPETAAVYCGPGLAEVCETVGIPPVLHMGSCVDNSRLLLAATEVVKAGGLGKDICDLPLAGSAPEWMSEKAISIGHYFVTSGVYTVFGLHLPMSGAPVFQDYMYKDLEKIYGGMWDCEADPIKHAHKMIAHIDKKRKALGIDKARDRVLMDMADRMKLEAM, encoded by the coding sequence ATGGCAGAAGAAACAAAAGATAAGGTCGTAAAGGCACCCAAGGAGAAAAAACTGGCCGATCCGATTGCGGCATCCATGGACCTTGCGACTCAAACTATGATTAAACGTGCCCAGGAACTGGGTGTTGAAACAGTTTTTGACAGAGCTGAAAATATGAAGCCATGCAATATCGGTATTCAGGGCACCTGCTGTAAAAACTGCGCCATGGGTCCTTGCCGCCTGCCTCTTGGCAAATCCGGAATTGAAGGCGAAGATGATAGAAAAGGCCTTTGCGGTGCAACTGCAAATACGATTGCTGCAAGAAATTTTGCAAGAATGGTAGCTGCCGGTGCTTCTGCACACTCTGATCATGGACGTGGAGTTGCTGAAGTATTTCTTTCTGTTGCCCGTAAAGAGACTGCAGATTATAAAATCAAAGATCCTGGTAAGCTTATAGCTATTGCTCCCCATTACGGAGTTGAAACAAAAGTTACGGTTGACGGAAAAGAGGTTGACCGCAATATTGATGAGATAGCCCTTGAAGTTGCTGAAAAAGCTCTTAATGAATGGGGTAAACCGGAAGGCGAGCTTCTTAATTTAAAAAGAGCCCCCGAGCCTTTATATGAAAGATGGAAAAAACTTGGAGTTCTTCCAAGAAACATCGACAGAGAAACTGTTGAGATAATGCACAGAACTCACATGGGAGTTGATCAGGATTACAAGAACATTGTAAAGCAATGCACCAGAGCTTCATTGGCTGATGGATGGGGTGGTTCAATGATCGCAACCGATCTTCAGGATGTTATGTTCGGTACGCCTTCTCCGCTCCAATCAGAGGCTAACCTTGGTATAATGAAGCAGGATCATGTCAATATTATAATTCACGGACATGAGCCGATTCTCTCAGAGATGATAGTCGCCGCTTCACAGTCAAAAGAAATGATCGATCATGCAAAATCTGTTGGCGCAAAAGGAATTCAGCTTGGCGGAATCTGCTGTACGGGAAATGAAATGCTTCAGCGTCATGGCGTGCCGCCGGCAGGAACATTTTTGCAGCAGGAACTTGCCATTATAACCGGTGCGTGTGAGGCCATGGTTGTTGATGTTCAGTGTATTTTCCAGAATCTTGCCAATGTTGCAAAGTGTTTTCATACCAAAGTTATCACAACACATCCGATTGCAAAGATGGAGCAGGATAATGTAATTCATGTCGAGTTTGATGAACATCATGCAATGGAAGATGCAAAGCGCATTGTGAAAATGTCTATAGATAACTTCAAAAACAGAAGAGCTGAAGTTATGATCCCAAGCCAGAAAGCTACCCAGATTGCCGGCTTTAGTGTTGAATCAATTAAGTATCAACTTGGTGGTACGTTCCGCGGGGATTATTATACCTTAAATGACAATATAATTAACGGACGTATCCGCGGCGTTGCAGGTGTTGTAGGCTGCAACAACGCCAGAACCCGCCATAACGAAGCTCATATTGCTATAGTTAAAGAACTTATCAAAAATGATGTAATTGTTCTTACAACAGGTTGTAACGGAATAGCATGCGCAATGGAAGGTCTTTTAACTCCTGAAACCGCTGCGGTTTATTGCGGACCCGGACTTGCCGAAGTTTGTGAAACAGTTGGTATTCCACCTGTTTTGCATATGGGTTCATGTGTTGACAACAGCCGTCTGCTGTTAGCCGCCACCGAAGTGGTTAAGGCGGGCGGTCTTGGAAAAGACATCTGTGATTTGCCCTTGGCCGGAAGCGCTCCCGAATGGATGAGTGAAAAAGCCATCAGTATAGGGCACTATTTTGTAACTTCAGGCGTCTATACGGTGTTTGGCTTACATCTGCCTATGAGCGGCGCGCCGGTTTTCCAGGACTATATGTACAAGGATCTTGAGAAGATTTACGGCGGAATGTGGGATTGCGAAGCTGATCCTATCAAACATGCCCACAAGATGATTGCCCATATAGATAAAAAGCGCAAGGCTCTCGGTATAGACAAAGCTAGAGACAGAGTGCTCATGGATATGGCTGACCGTATGAAATTGGAAGCAATGTAA
- a CDS encoding acetyl-CoA decarbonylase/synthase complex subunit delta has product MGFEIYKESYSGSIKGITLGKGENAVTVGGEACYPFYLFEGSMPNKPRIAMEIWDTEPEDWPESVLCYFKDVVSDPVAWAKKCVDAYGAEMIVLQLKSADPNGKDASPEDIAATVKKVSAAINVPLIIWGCANAQKDEAVLKKIAEECQGENLTMGPVEDKNHKGIGASAMGYGHTIISSSPIDVNLAKQINILLENLGVSSDKIIVDPTTGGLGYGMEYSYSVMERLRMAALAQGDDKLQYPIINNLGNEVWKCKEAKQTEKEAPVLGDPEKRGILMEAVGAVSYLLAGSNIMIMRHPEAIRMVKSFIDCLADGGSLQTVDPIKKKLDDVAIDFKALSPEPDLTIPEEKAKKAEPAKKAEAKKTEAPKAEAKAAPPKAEPKAAAPAAPKEEVKAKAEVDPAVKAKAEADAKAKAEVDAKAKAEADAKAKADAEAKAKADAEAKVKAEADAKAKAEAEARSKAEAEEQAIRDKRAQERENRLAAKTDAPEKSVAMTAAAEQKSETDKILEKLNRMHKRI; this is encoded by the coding sequence TTGGGTTTTGAAATATATAAGGAATCTTATTCCGGCAGTATCAAGGGCATCACATTAGGAAAAGGCGAGAATGCCGTTACTGTTGGTGGTGAGGCATGCTATCCTTTCTATCTTTTTGAAGGGAGTATGCCAAATAAACCCAGGATTGCAATGGAAATCTGGGACACTGAACCGGAAGACTGGCCGGAATCAGTGCTTTGCTATTTTAAAGATGTGGTTTCCGACCCTGTAGCATGGGCCAAAAAATGTGTTGATGCATATGGCGCTGAAATGATTGTTCTTCAATTAAAAAGTGCTGATCCTAATGGTAAAGATGCGTCACCTGAAGATATTGCCGCTACAGTAAAAAAAGTTAGTGCGGCGATTAATGTCCCTCTGATTATTTGGGGATGTGCCAACGCCCAGAAAGATGAGGCGGTATTAAAGAAAATTGCTGAAGAATGTCAGGGTGAAAATCTAACGATGGGGCCCGTTGAAGATAAGAACCACAAAGGAATAGGCGCAAGTGCCATGGGATATGGCCATACAATTATATCATCATCGCCTATCGATGTTAACCTTGCAAAACAGATAAACATCCTTCTTGAAAATTTGGGTGTATCATCTGACAAAATTATTGTTGATCCCACAACTGGCGGTCTTGGATATGGAATGGAATATTCTTATTCCGTTATGGAACGTTTGAGAATGGCTGCACTTGCTCAAGGTGATGATAAGTTGCAGTACCCTATAATTAATAACCTTGGAAACGAGGTTTGGAAATGCAAAGAAGCAAAGCAGACGGAAAAAGAAGCTCCCGTTCTTGGTGATCCCGAAAAACGTGGGATTCTTATGGAAGCTGTCGGTGCGGTTAGTTATCTTCTGGCAGGTTCGAATATAATGATTATGAGGCATCCTGAAGCTATTCGCATGGTAAAGTCTTTTATAGACTGTCTTGCAGATGGAGGTTCACTACAGACAGTTGATCCGATTAAGAAAAAACTGGACGATGTAGCTATTGATTTTAAAGCTTTATCGCCTGAACCGGATCTCACAATACCAGAAGAAAAAGCTAAAAAAGCTGAGCCGGCAAAGAAAGCTGAAGCCAAAAAAACGGAAGCGCCAAAGGCTGAAGCTAAAGCTGCTCCTCCTAAAGCCGAGCCGAAAGCAGCAGCACCTGCTGCTCCTAAAGAAGAAGTAAAGGCCAAAGCGGAAGTAGATCCGGCTGTAAAAGCAAAGGCGGAAGCAGATGCTAAAGCCAAAGCGGAAGTAGATGCAAAAGCCAAAGCGGAAGCAGATGCAAAAGCAAAGGCAGATGCAGAGGCAAAAGCAAAAGCAGATGCAGAGGCAAAAGTAAAGGCAGAAGCCGATGCAAAGGCCAAAGCGGAAGCAGAAGCAAGATCAAAAGCAGAAGCCGAAGAGCAAGCGATAAGGGATAAAAGAGCACAGGAACGCGAAAATCGCCTTGCTGCTAAAACAGATGCTCCTGAGAAATCGGTTGCAATGACGGCTGCCGCCGAGCAGAAGTCGGAAACCGATAAAATACTTGAAAAATTGAACAGAATGCACAAAAGAATTTAA